From Danio rerio strain Tuebingen ecotype United States chromosome 7, GRCz12tu, whole genome shotgun sequence, the proteins below share one genomic window:
- the si:dkey-38l22.2 gene encoding uncharacterized protein C4orf54 homolog isoform X2: MAASEKTLIYREDTDCFKNLLSKTDMRMIAAQQESNYVDLNDLLELRLDDTKTVTFNGDSGQLAANKSASGTSDSQEERRVEKVNDRKSTPEEDSAEKSSSFETATSEVPQVDDKDADLIEDKPKSPDLNNEQYNDVYMSSRSESDDEATVVLSDHDTSEVREDESHYITTHEIQLLELDHDVDYDIETGSSWDLEDDLRVYTFVDYASFDSDETLEAKEASVTGNQSAAVVSSKPESNLCDADKCAGSDEGLSKKQSTAGQIHLSIKATSRAVNEPGNKQNQAKDISRFVLRGVDSKGEKVCDNTKCFIAVPGRLHFGCKRKSKDVNEYSSGASSAVSELDDADKEVRNLTARAFKSLAYPYFDAINFNTSSESSVSEHGPGINSWSAFVDFKYGKGRDQNLVAHKGSTSNFHFTKKRDGKAITGLTLTSMRAPPVEIFALNGNLVGHKNSSSSTKKIELMGKFSQGQSGLIRLTETLNIRSNVKSGQPVNESTEGSRSTDEVTNTLPSAQGSEASKPPCNAGETMEDTHKKAIFASSLLKNVISKKMQFEQERKMERGEICETHHAPSPCFATHEHETQREKAARRDSRGLQRQSSKFSEADSDYTIVCVDDLGDIVDGNSSDAKDEGRKEESASETNLESANDTKKGAFEASKSTLLRSQNSAFRSWRDGELEFQKEHKNDKTPEGAPLRERPAETNFCVGSVIGKHTKMSHLFVPSIQLPCAERDLRKPPPNVNYQADSGAVKCRSNTLYVSDATRSAVTSKSPEIKISLRSVRDKSDPFNIAKLLTPNVGCKTADDARCQALAAAFKDNNDNKSVHSTCDGEQKTLKQSPYLNSSPLTPIVIKCQSVNTNSNVKQAGNSIEPPKRRFPDDLVETDRSSPHAAVANRLPKQEVPAGLKIETSAKNQDKTSDTSEKKHEPKKTNQAAFEKLQAAVKTMEQLYVFDRNEWKRKTEPRPLTDSHVLSLITSEEHTIEDQEINAPADHFLRRDSNSNLIETPTKKDDKPTSTLLTQEEQNGPKTILQPSGTPCRHITQKPAATKAPQTHISSPAFKAVTPKSPKLPVSLKISQAKRVLEERERPNGSETEFAPLQFTSMADSENYLTIPVKPHAMSARKQTTGKTALYTISSGGSKPQTASPPSYLVHSDIISHPSPKRSSFVMETRSPDTATIYHTPLPVPMQAAQPQVICFSPTVQPSPVPSEHFQATQRKMLLDPTTGSYYLVDTPVQPATRRLFDPETGQYVDVPMPQQPPMTPVPLPISPLALGPGAYGHTYMFYPGYMPTTMIPTRTIQSQLSMQSEADDVDKAHSHMGQLEEGAYMERPYYMPSGKSSQSSTMAQHVTTSRLANSKQPVISITSQQGPRIIAPPSFDGTTMSFVVEHR, from the exons ATGGCAGCATCGGAGAAAACACTCATTTACCGGGAGGACACTGATTGTTTTAAGAACTTGCTTTCTAAAACAGACATGCGCATGATCGCCGCGCAACAAGAGTCAAACTATGTGGATCTGAATGACTTGTTGGAGCTGAGATTGGATGATACAAAAACAGTGACTTTTAACGGCGACTCGGGTCAACTTGCAGCTAATAAAAGTGCCAGTGGCACGAGCGATTCACAAGAGGAACGGCGCGTTGAAAAAGTCAATGATCGTAAAAGCACACCGGAGGAGGACAGCGCGGAAAAGTCGAGCTCCTTTGAGACAGCGACTTCGGAAGTACCTCAAGTTGATGACAAAGATGCAGATTTGATCGAGGACAAACCCAAATCTCCGGATCTGAATAACGAACAGTACAATGACGTTTATATGAGCAGCAGAAGTGAATCGGATGATGAGGCCACTGTGGTGCTTTCGGACCACGACACGTCTGAAGTGCGCGAGGATGAGTCCCACTACATCACAACCCACGAAATCCAGCTTTTAGAGTTGGACCACGATGTGGATTACGACATTGAGACGGGATCCAGCTGGGACCTGGAGGACGATCTCCGGGTTTACACGTTTGTCGATTATGCGTCTTTTGACAGTGATGAAACGCTGGAGGCAAAAGAGGCGAGCGTGACAGGCAACCAGAGCGCAGCAGTGGTCAGCAGTAAGCCTGAAAGCAATCTCTGTGACGCGGACAAATGTGCCGGCTCAGACGAGGGCCTGTCAAAAAAGCAAAGTACAGCAGGGCAGATTCACCTGTCAATCAAAGCCACTTCCCGCGCTGTTAATGAGCCTGGCAACAAGCAAAATCAGGCAAAAGACATAAGCCGGTTTGTTTTGAGAGGAGTAGATTCAAAGGGGGAGAAGGTGTGTGATAACACAAAGTGTTTCATTGCTGTGCCAGGGCGCTTGCACTTTGGCTGCAAACGTAAAAGCAAAGATGTGAACGAGTATTCCAGCGGTGCGTCCAGCGCGGTGAGCGAGCTGGATGACGCGGACAAGGAAGTGCGTAATCTCACAGCCAGGGCTTTCAAAAGTTTGGCGTACCCATATTTTGATGCAATCAACTTCAATACTTCTAGTGAGTCTTCAGTCTCGGAGCATGGGCCAGGAATCAACAGCTGGTCAGCGTTTGTTGATTTTAAGTATGGCAAGGGGAGAGATCAAAACTTAGTGGCGCATAAAGGCTCCACGTCTAATTTCCATTTCACTAAAAAGAGAGACGGTAAGGCGATAACAGGGTTGACGTTAACCAGCATGCGAGCGCCCCCAGTCGAGATTTTTGCTTTGAACGGCAATTTAGTTGGGCATAAAAACTCATCGTCCTCCACAAAAAAGATTGAGCTCATGGGAAAGTTCTCACAGGGGCAAAGCGGGCTCATAAGATTGACAGAAACTCTTAATATTCGAAGTAATGTCAAATCCGGGCAGCCTGTAAACGAAAGCACTGAAGGATCACGTTCCACAGATGAAGTTACAAACACCTTGCCAAGCGCTCAAGGGAGTGAGGCCAGCAAGCCACCCTGCAATGCAGGGGAAACCATGGAAGACACGCACAAGAAAGCCATATTCGCATCGAGCCtcctcaaaaatgtcatttctaagAAAATGCAGTTCGAGCAGGAGCGCAAAATGGAGAGGGGCGAGATATGCGAGACGCACCATGCACCCTCTCCATGTTTCGCCACGCACGAGCACGAAACGCAGAGAGAGAAAGCGGCCAGGAGAGACTCCAGAGGTCTGCAAAGGCAAAGCTCGAAATTCTCCGAGGCAGACTCCGACTACACGATCGTCTGCGTGGACGATCTGGGCGACATAGTTGATGGTAATTCAAGCGATGCCAAAGACGAAGGGCGCAAAGAAGAGAGCGCATCGGAAACCAATTTAGAGTCGGCGAATGATACTAAAAAAGGAGCATTCGAAGCATCCAAAAGCACGCTGCTTCGAAGCCAAAATAGCGCGTTCAGATCGTGGAGGGACGGCGAGCTAGAGTTTCAAAAGGAACATAAAAACGACAAAACTCCTGAGGGGGCACCGCTGCGCGAGCGTCCGGCGGAGACCAACTTCTGCGTCGGTTCGGTGATCGGCAAGCACACTAAAATGTCACATTTGTTTGTGCCAAGTATCCAGCTTCCGTGCGCGGAGAGGGACCTCAGGAAACCACCGCCGAATGTGAACTATCAAGCAGACAGCGGGGCTGTGAAGTGTCGCTCGAACACCCTCTATGTGTCAGACGCCACGCGCAGCGCCGTGACCTCAAAGTCGCCCGAAATCAAAATAAGTTTGCGGAGCGTGCGGGACAAGAGCGACCCGTTCAACATCGCCAAGCTCCTGACGCCAAATGTAGGCTGCAAGACAGCCGATGACGCCAGATGTCAAGCGCTCGCCGCGGCTTTCAAGG ATAACAACGATAACAAATCAGTGCACTCGACTTGCGATGGAGAGCAGAAAACATTAAAGCAGAGTCCTTATCTGAACTCATCCCCTCTCACACCCATAGTCATTAAATGCCAGTCTGTGAATACAAATAGCAATGTGAAGCAAGCCGGAAATTCAATAGAGCCCCCCAAGAGACGATTTCCAGATGATCTAGTTGAAACTGACAGGTCCTCTCCTCATGCTGCAGTAGCTAACAGGCTGCCAAAGCAAGAGGTTCCAGCTGGATTAAAAATTGAGACGAGTGCAAAAAACCAAGACAAAACAAGCGACACCAGTGAGAAAAAACATGAACCCAAGAAGACTAACCAAGCTGCTTTTGAGAAACTGCAAGCCGCCGTCAAAACGATGGAGCAGCTGTATGTTTTTGACAGGAACGAGTGGAAGAGAAAGACAGAGCCACGGCCACTAACAGACAGCCACGTGCTCTCGCTTATCACTAGTGAGGAACACACCATAGAGGATCAGGAAATCAATGCACCTGCTGATCACTTCCTGAGACGAGATTCAAACTCAAACCTGATTGAAACACCAACTAAAAAAGACGACAAGCCAACAAGCACTCTCCTGACCCAAGAAGAGCAAAACGGTCCCAAAACAATCCTGCAGCCATCAGGAACGCCATGTAGGCACATTACCCAGAAACCTGCAGCTACAAAAGCACCGCAAACCCACATTTCATCACCAGCATTCAAAGCGGTGACACCCAAATCGCCAAAACTACCCGTATCCTTGAAGATATCCCAGGCAAAACGTGTgttagaagagagagagagacccaacGGCAGTGAAACTGAGTTTGCGCCTCTCCAGTTCACCTCCATGGCAGATTCAGAGAACTACTTAACCATCCCTGTAAAGCCTCACGCCATGTCTGCCAGAAAGCAAACCACGGGCAAGACGGCTCTTTATACAATCTCATCTGGAGGAAGTAAACCCCAAACGGCAAGTCCGCCTTCTTACCTGGTTCACAGTGACATCATAAGTCACCCGTCGCCAAAGCGGTCATCTTTTGTAATGGAGACGCGGTCCCCAGATACCGCCACTATTTACCACACACCCCTGCCTGTCCCAATGCAGGCTGCTCAGCCTCAAGTCATCTGCTTCTCCCCTACAGTCCAACCCTCCCCTGTCCCATCAGAGCACTTCCAGGCGACCCAAAGAAAGATGCTGCTGGATCCCACTACTGGAAGCTACTATTTAGTAGACACTCCAGTGCAGCCTGCCACCAGGCGCCTATTTGACCCGGAAACGGGGCAGTATGTAGACGTCCCAATGCCACAGCAGCCTCCCATGACCCCCGTCCCACTTCCGATATCCCCTCTCGCCCTTGGCCCGGGAGCTTACGGCCACACCTACATGTTTTACCCGGGATACATGCCAACTACAATGATCCCCACACGCACTATTCAATCCCAGCTCTCTATGCAGTCTGAAGCAGACGATGTGGATAAAGCCCATTCTCACATGGGGCAGTTGGAGGAGGGAGCTTATATGGAGAGGCCTTACTATATGCCGTCTGGGAAGTCGTCACAATCAAGCACCATGGCTCAACATGTTACCACCAGCAGACTGGCCAATAGCAAGCAGCCCGTCATCAGCATCACGTCCCAGCAAGGGCCGAGAATCATCGCTCCACCCTCATTCGACGGCACCACCATGAGCTTTGTGGTGGAGCATCGGTAA
- the si:dkey-38l22.2 gene encoding uncharacterized protein C4orf54 homolog isoform X1, with protein MAASEKTLIYREDTDCFKNLLSKTDMRMIAAQQESNYVDLNDLLELRLDDTKTVTFNGDSGQLAANKSASGTSDSQEERRVEKVNDRKSTPEEDSAEKSSSFETATSEVPQVDDKDADLIEDKPKSPDLNNEQYNDVYMSSRSESDDEATVVLSDHDTSEVREDESHYITTHEIQLLELDHDVDYDIETGSSWDLEDDLRVYTFVDYASFDSDETLEAKEASVTGNQSAAVVSSKPESNLCDADKCAGSDEGLSKKQSTAGQIHLSIKATSRAVNEPGNKQNQAKDISRFVLRGVDSKGEKVCDNTKCFIAVPGRLHFGCKRKSKDVNEYSSGASSAVSELDDADKEVRNLTARAFKSLAYPYFDAINFNTSSESSVSEHGPGINSWSAFVDFKYGKGRDQNLVAHKGSTSNFHFTKKRDGKAITGLTLTSMRAPPVEIFALNGNLVGHKNSSSSTKKIELMGKFSQGQSGLIRLTETLNIRSNVKSGQPVNESTEGSRSTDEVTNTLPSAQGSEASKPPCNAGETMEDTHKKAIFASSLLKNVISKKMQFEQERKMERGEICETHHAPSPCFATHEHETQREKAARRDSRGLQRQSSKFSEADSDYTIVCVDDLGDIVDGNSSDAKDEGRKEESASETNLESANDTKKGAFEASKSTLLRSQNSAFRSWRDGELEFQKEHKNDKTPEGAPLRERPAETNFCVGSVIGKHTKMSHLFVPSIQLPCAERDLRKPPPNVNYQADSGAVKCRSNTLYVSDATRSAVTSKSPEIKISLRSVRDKSDPFNIAKLLTPNVGCKTADDARCQALAAAFKGESDKVPHFIVRDIRDNKQGKLQTPIHQVRDVRKLVKSSYHFVSLDNNDNKSVHSTCDGEQKTLKQSPYLNSSPLTPIVIKCQSVNTNSNVKQAGNSIEPPKRRFPDDLVETDRSSPHAAVANRLPKQEVPAGLKIETSAKNQDKTSDTSEKKHEPKKTNQAAFEKLQAAVKTMEQLYVFDRNEWKRKTEPRPLTDSHVLSLITSEEHTIEDQEINAPADHFLRRDSNSNLIETPTKKDDKPTSTLLTQEEQNGPKTILQPSGTPCRHITQKPAATKAPQTHISSPAFKAVTPKSPKLPVSLKISQAKRVLEERERPNGSETEFAPLQFTSMADSENYLTIPVKPHAMSARKQTTGKTALYTISSGGSKPQTASPPSYLVHSDIISHPSPKRSSFVMETRSPDTATIYHTPLPVPMQAAQPQVICFSPTVQPSPVPSEHFQATQRKMLLDPTTGSYYLVDTPVQPATRRLFDPETGQYVDVPMPQQPPMTPVPLPISPLALGPGAYGHTYMFYPGYMPTTMIPTRTIQSQLSMQSEADDVDKAHSHMGQLEEGAYMERPYYMPSGKSSQSSTMAQHVTTSRLANSKQPVISITSQQGPRIIAPPSFDGTTMSFVVEHR; from the coding sequence ATGGCAGCATCGGAGAAAACACTCATTTACCGGGAGGACACTGATTGTTTTAAGAACTTGCTTTCTAAAACAGACATGCGCATGATCGCCGCGCAACAAGAGTCAAACTATGTGGATCTGAATGACTTGTTGGAGCTGAGATTGGATGATACAAAAACAGTGACTTTTAACGGCGACTCGGGTCAACTTGCAGCTAATAAAAGTGCCAGTGGCACGAGCGATTCACAAGAGGAACGGCGCGTTGAAAAAGTCAATGATCGTAAAAGCACACCGGAGGAGGACAGCGCGGAAAAGTCGAGCTCCTTTGAGACAGCGACTTCGGAAGTACCTCAAGTTGATGACAAAGATGCAGATTTGATCGAGGACAAACCCAAATCTCCGGATCTGAATAACGAACAGTACAATGACGTTTATATGAGCAGCAGAAGTGAATCGGATGATGAGGCCACTGTGGTGCTTTCGGACCACGACACGTCTGAAGTGCGCGAGGATGAGTCCCACTACATCACAACCCACGAAATCCAGCTTTTAGAGTTGGACCACGATGTGGATTACGACATTGAGACGGGATCCAGCTGGGACCTGGAGGACGATCTCCGGGTTTACACGTTTGTCGATTATGCGTCTTTTGACAGTGATGAAACGCTGGAGGCAAAAGAGGCGAGCGTGACAGGCAACCAGAGCGCAGCAGTGGTCAGCAGTAAGCCTGAAAGCAATCTCTGTGACGCGGACAAATGTGCCGGCTCAGACGAGGGCCTGTCAAAAAAGCAAAGTACAGCAGGGCAGATTCACCTGTCAATCAAAGCCACTTCCCGCGCTGTTAATGAGCCTGGCAACAAGCAAAATCAGGCAAAAGACATAAGCCGGTTTGTTTTGAGAGGAGTAGATTCAAAGGGGGAGAAGGTGTGTGATAACACAAAGTGTTTCATTGCTGTGCCAGGGCGCTTGCACTTTGGCTGCAAACGTAAAAGCAAAGATGTGAACGAGTATTCCAGCGGTGCGTCCAGCGCGGTGAGCGAGCTGGATGACGCGGACAAGGAAGTGCGTAATCTCACAGCCAGGGCTTTCAAAAGTTTGGCGTACCCATATTTTGATGCAATCAACTTCAATACTTCTAGTGAGTCTTCAGTCTCGGAGCATGGGCCAGGAATCAACAGCTGGTCAGCGTTTGTTGATTTTAAGTATGGCAAGGGGAGAGATCAAAACTTAGTGGCGCATAAAGGCTCCACGTCTAATTTCCATTTCACTAAAAAGAGAGACGGTAAGGCGATAACAGGGTTGACGTTAACCAGCATGCGAGCGCCCCCAGTCGAGATTTTTGCTTTGAACGGCAATTTAGTTGGGCATAAAAACTCATCGTCCTCCACAAAAAAGATTGAGCTCATGGGAAAGTTCTCACAGGGGCAAAGCGGGCTCATAAGATTGACAGAAACTCTTAATATTCGAAGTAATGTCAAATCCGGGCAGCCTGTAAACGAAAGCACTGAAGGATCACGTTCCACAGATGAAGTTACAAACACCTTGCCAAGCGCTCAAGGGAGTGAGGCCAGCAAGCCACCCTGCAATGCAGGGGAAACCATGGAAGACACGCACAAGAAAGCCATATTCGCATCGAGCCtcctcaaaaatgtcatttctaagAAAATGCAGTTCGAGCAGGAGCGCAAAATGGAGAGGGGCGAGATATGCGAGACGCACCATGCACCCTCTCCATGTTTCGCCACGCACGAGCACGAAACGCAGAGAGAGAAAGCGGCCAGGAGAGACTCCAGAGGTCTGCAAAGGCAAAGCTCGAAATTCTCCGAGGCAGACTCCGACTACACGATCGTCTGCGTGGACGATCTGGGCGACATAGTTGATGGTAATTCAAGCGATGCCAAAGACGAAGGGCGCAAAGAAGAGAGCGCATCGGAAACCAATTTAGAGTCGGCGAATGATACTAAAAAAGGAGCATTCGAAGCATCCAAAAGCACGCTGCTTCGAAGCCAAAATAGCGCGTTCAGATCGTGGAGGGACGGCGAGCTAGAGTTTCAAAAGGAACATAAAAACGACAAAACTCCTGAGGGGGCACCGCTGCGCGAGCGTCCGGCGGAGACCAACTTCTGCGTCGGTTCGGTGATCGGCAAGCACACTAAAATGTCACATTTGTTTGTGCCAAGTATCCAGCTTCCGTGCGCGGAGAGGGACCTCAGGAAACCACCGCCGAATGTGAACTATCAAGCAGACAGCGGGGCTGTGAAGTGTCGCTCGAACACCCTCTATGTGTCAGACGCCACGCGCAGCGCCGTGACCTCAAAGTCGCCCGAAATCAAAATAAGTTTGCGGAGCGTGCGGGACAAGAGCGACCCGTTCAACATCGCCAAGCTCCTGACGCCAAATGTAGGCTGCAAGACAGCCGATGACGCCAGATGTCAAGCGCTCGCCGCGGCTTTCAAGGGTGAGTCTGACAAAGTGCCACACTTTATAGTCAGAGACATTAGAGATAACAAGCAAGGCAAGCTGCAGACTCCAATTCACCAGGTTAGAGACGTGCGCAAACTGGTAAAGAGCTCCTATCACTTTGTGTCTTTAGATAACAACGATAACAAATCAGTGCACTCGACTTGCGATGGAGAGCAGAAAACATTAAAGCAGAGTCCTTATCTGAACTCATCCCCTCTCACACCCATAGTCATTAAATGCCAGTCTGTGAATACAAATAGCAATGTGAAGCAAGCCGGAAATTCAATAGAGCCCCCCAAGAGACGATTTCCAGATGATCTAGTTGAAACTGACAGGTCCTCTCCTCATGCTGCAGTAGCTAACAGGCTGCCAAAGCAAGAGGTTCCAGCTGGATTAAAAATTGAGACGAGTGCAAAAAACCAAGACAAAACAAGCGACACCAGTGAGAAAAAACATGAACCCAAGAAGACTAACCAAGCTGCTTTTGAGAAACTGCAAGCCGCCGTCAAAACGATGGAGCAGCTGTATGTTTTTGACAGGAACGAGTGGAAGAGAAAGACAGAGCCACGGCCACTAACAGACAGCCACGTGCTCTCGCTTATCACTAGTGAGGAACACACCATAGAGGATCAGGAAATCAATGCACCTGCTGATCACTTCCTGAGACGAGATTCAAACTCAAACCTGATTGAAACACCAACTAAAAAAGACGACAAGCCAACAAGCACTCTCCTGACCCAAGAAGAGCAAAACGGTCCCAAAACAATCCTGCAGCCATCAGGAACGCCATGTAGGCACATTACCCAGAAACCTGCAGCTACAAAAGCACCGCAAACCCACATTTCATCACCAGCATTCAAAGCGGTGACACCCAAATCGCCAAAACTACCCGTATCCTTGAAGATATCCCAGGCAAAACGTGTgttagaagagagagagagacccaacGGCAGTGAAACTGAGTTTGCGCCTCTCCAGTTCACCTCCATGGCAGATTCAGAGAACTACTTAACCATCCCTGTAAAGCCTCACGCCATGTCTGCCAGAAAGCAAACCACGGGCAAGACGGCTCTTTATACAATCTCATCTGGAGGAAGTAAACCCCAAACGGCAAGTCCGCCTTCTTACCTGGTTCACAGTGACATCATAAGTCACCCGTCGCCAAAGCGGTCATCTTTTGTAATGGAGACGCGGTCCCCAGATACCGCCACTATTTACCACACACCCCTGCCTGTCCCAATGCAGGCTGCTCAGCCTCAAGTCATCTGCTTCTCCCCTACAGTCCAACCCTCCCCTGTCCCATCAGAGCACTTCCAGGCGACCCAAAGAAAGATGCTGCTGGATCCCACTACTGGAAGCTACTATTTAGTAGACACTCCAGTGCAGCCTGCCACCAGGCGCCTATTTGACCCGGAAACGGGGCAGTATGTAGACGTCCCAATGCCACAGCAGCCTCCCATGACCCCCGTCCCACTTCCGATATCCCCTCTCGCCCTTGGCCCGGGAGCTTACGGCCACACCTACATGTTTTACCCGGGATACATGCCAACTACAATGATCCCCACACGCACTATTCAATCCCAGCTCTCTATGCAGTCTGAAGCAGACGATGTGGATAAAGCCCATTCTCACATGGGGCAGTTGGAGGAGGGAGCTTATATGGAGAGGCCTTACTATATGCCGTCTGGGAAGTCGTCACAATCAAGCACCATGGCTCAACATGTTACCACCAGCAGACTGGCCAATAGCAAGCAGCCCGTCATCAGCATCACGTCCCAGCAAGGGCCGAGAATCATCGCTCCACCCTCATTCGACGGCACCACCATGAGCTTTGTGGTGGAGCATCGGTAA